The segment CAAGTACAAGAGTATATTTAGCTGTTTGGTGTACAGTTACAATTGGAATAATCTCGTTATTCCAAATAGATACACCACGGAGGATAAGGACAGAACCTGTAACAGCCTTCATTAATGGCATATAAATTTTAACGAGTATCTGAAATGTAGAAGCTCCATCCACTTTAGCTGCTTCATAAAGTTCACGAGGAACTGTTTTAACAAAACCTGTGTAAAGAAATATTGTAAATGGAAGAGAAACTGAAGCAAATACAAGCGACACACCAACATATGTTGAAATTATACCCAATTGTCTCATTACTATAACTAGAGGAATCATATAAACCTGAAAAGGTACTGTTATTAAACAAGTAATAAAATAATTTAGAATTTTCATTTTTTTGCTGCGACTAAGTCCTAATGCAAAACCGGCCATACCTCCACAAATTATCATTACTGTTGATGCTAAAACAAGATAAGTTACACTATTTTTTAGTAATGAAGGATACCCCATGCTCGTAAAAACACCAATTATACCTGAAAGATCAAATGTTTCAGGAGTTAAATAATAGGGCGTTTTAATAATGGCTTCCCTGGTTTTAAATGCATTATTTAGAATATACCATAAAGGGATTAGAGAAAAGAAACTGTAGAAGGAGAGAATTGCAACTGTTATTACTTTGTTAATTCTTTTATGATTTTTATTTGTCATTAGTAAATCTCCTCTCTTTTAAGTAAGAAGTTCAGTTCAATTATTATTAATATTGATACAAGTAAACCTAGTATCATACCTGCGGCTAATCCCTGTGTTGTTCTAAAGCGAATAAACGCATAATGGTATACTTCTAAAGGTAATGTTTGAGAGGCGTAACCAGGGCCACCATCTGATAGAGCAAGAATCAAGCCAAAGGAGCTAAATACTAAAGTTGTGGAAAGTACAATGCTTCTTGTTATAGATGGTGCTAACATGGGCAAGGTGATAAAGCGAAATTTCTTTATTTCTCCACATCCTTCAATTTCAGCAGCTTCATAAAGATCATTGGGAATTGCCATAATTCCAGCTGCATAGATTAGCAGGTAATAACCAACACAGCTCCATATAAAGACTACAGCTATGGAATTCATAACCATATTAGGATCTCCAATCCAATCTTTGACAAGTGAATTTAGACCAATAGACCTTAAGGTTGAGTTGATGAGTCCGTTATTGTAGTCATATATTAACCTCCAAACAAAACCTACCACTATTAAGCAGAGAAGATTGGGATAAAAGATTGCTGATTTAAAAAAATTTGCCAGCTTTGCTTTCAAAGTAGAAACCAATACAGCCATTATTACGGCTAACGCATTCATTATTGGTATAAAAAGAATCATTAAATAAAATGTATTTTTTAAAACAGTTCTAAATCTGTTTGTAGTGAGAACACTTGAATAGTTTTTTAATCCCACAAAGTTAACAGTTGTAGAAATACCATCCCAATCGGTAAAACTCATAAAAAATCCCATTGTTAGAGGAATAATAAGAAAAATAAATAGAATAACTAAAGCGGGTACTGTAAATAAAAAGTAATATAATTCGTTTTTTATTTCAATAGAATTTACGTTTTTGTATTTTATATTTGTACCTTTTTTGACAGTATTAAATGATACCATATTTATTCCTACCCTTCTTGTTAGCTGTCTGAACATTATATTAAATATAATGTTCAGGCAGCTTTTTTGTTAAACATTCAAGAAGAATTAAGTTAAGGTTTTTCAGTTCTTTGTATTTCTATAAGAGAAGCTGCAACCTGTTCAGCTGTAGATTGTCCAGAAAGCATTTCCTGAATTAATGCTGGTAATTCACTATAAATAACACTAGGTAAGTACTGGAATATATGTGTATAAGTTGTTAGACCTTTACTTTCTGCCTCAGAAAGCGCAGAAACTATTCGTTCATCTAATTTTACACCCTTGGGATATTTATCTACAGGATATGGTGGAATGCATGCACGGCGGTTTTGAATAATGTAATAACCATCACCCATGATAAATTCTGCAGCTAGTTTTGCTGCAATTTTACGTTCTCTAGAAGTCTTATTTGAAAAAAGCATGCCAGTTTCTGGTATACTAATATAACCAGCTTCTTCAATAGTATTATTCCATGGTGCAGTAGTAAAAATACATTCAAAATCGTTATATAACGCATCAGCGCAGAACCAAGTACCTTGGATATACATTGCACTATTGCCATTTATAAAATAGGCATTAGCAGTGTTATAATCCATACCAAGATATCCTTCAGGAAATGGATTAATATCTATCAAAAGTTGAATTTTTTTAAGAAAATCCATAAATTCTTTAGACTGAAAATCATATTCATAGTTTATGAATTCATTGATCTTTTCTGGACTATTTTTAGTTATATTATATGTTATCCCGGTACATGCTAAGAAATGTGCAACAGAACTTTTATGTCCTCCACCAAGGTTTAAAGCAACGATTCCCTTATTCTTAAAAGCCTTACACACTTCAATGAATTCATCCCAAGTTTTTGGAACTTCAAGTCCTGCCTTTTTAAAGAGGTCCATATTACAAAACATACCTACTAATCCATCTGCTGGAGGAATATTAAACCGAATGCCGCTAGGAGAAGTACATACAGCTTTCATACTTTCTGACATATTCTGAAAACATTCCAAATCTCCTATATCCATAAGCCAACCTTCTTCAGCAAGCTTTATGAAATACTCACTTGAGCCACCATGGAAGATATCAGGAAGATTATTTGCAGCTACACGAGGTTGAATTGCAGCAATTGTTCCTCCAGAAGTTATAAGTTGAAGGTC is part of the Clostridiaceae bacterium genome and harbors:
- a CDS encoding carbohydrate ABC transporter permease; its protein translation is MTNKNHKRINKVITVAILSFYSFFSLIPLWYILNNAFKTREAIIKTPYYLTPETFDLSGIIGVFTSMGYPSLLKNSVTYLVLASTVMIICGGMAGFALGLSRSKKMKILNYFITCLITVPFQVYMIPLVIVMRQLGIISTYVGVSLVFASVSLPFTIFLYTGFVKTVPRELYEAAKVDGASTFQILVKIYMPLMKAVTGSVLILRGVSIWNNEIIPIVTVHQTAKYTLVLGLYRYVSANTTKWDYVFGASLLVSLPITILFLLFQKSFVKGITSGSVKG
- a CDS encoding sugar ABC transporter permease — protein: MVSFNTVKKGTNIKYKNVNSIEIKNELYYFLFTVPALVILFIFLIIPLTMGFFMSFTDWDGISTTVNFVGLKNYSSVLTTNRFRTVLKNTFYLMILFIPIMNALAVIMAVLVSTLKAKLANFFKSAIFYPNLLCLIVVGFVWRLIYDYNNGLINSTLRSIGLNSLVKDWIGDPNMVMNSIAVVFIWSCVGYYLLIYAAGIMAIPNDLYEAAEIEGCGEIKKFRFITLPMLAPSITRSIVLSTTLVFSSFGLILALSDGGPGYASQTLPLEVYHYAFIRFRTTQGLAAGMILGLLVSILIIIELNFLLKREEIY
- a CDS encoding carbohydrate ABC transporter substrate-binding protein — protein: MKYRTFFRVFSLIISIIMIASVVVGCSQKTDKSTDSTSTITSSDSSSPSTTLDENPDSPSIKNLTEIPDVTIEALILADAEPDLPGQYFGEFMKRYPSIKVDLQLITSGGTIAAIQPRVAANNLPDIFHGGSSEYFIKLAEEGWLMDIGDLECFQNMSESMKAVCTSPSGIRFNIPPADGLVGMFCNMDLFKKAGLEVPKTWDEFIEVCKAFKNKGIVALNLGGGHKSSVAHFLACTGITYNITKNSPEKINEFINYEYDFQSKEFMDFLKKIQLLIDINPFPEGYLGMDYNTANAYFINGNSAMYIQGTWFCADALYNDFECIFTTAPWNNTIEEAGYISIPETGMLFSNKTSRERKIAAKLAAEFIMGDGYYIIQNRRACIPPYPVDKYPKGVKLDERIVSALSEAESKGLTTYTHIFQYLPSVIYSELPALIQEMLSGQSTAEQVAASLIEIQRTEKP